Part of the Brassica oleracea var. oleracea cultivar TO1000 chromosome C8, BOL, whole genome shotgun sequence genome is shown below.
ATTTTAGGAAAGTTATCATTTTTAGAGTAAATAATGTAAATTTGAGATTTTTATTTAGAAACTAGGATTACAAAAATATTTGTTGATAGATGAGTTAGAATATACTATATATCTATGTCCATATCAATTAAATTTAGTTATATATCATATAAAATAAATAAAATGATTGTTTTGATTTTATTTACCACAAAAAATATCATAAATAAATAAATAAATAAGAGGTATTATTTTGATTTATGTGTTTACTCTAATTTTATTATATACCTAATACACATATGAACATAAATAAATAATAATATATAAAAATTAGTTTTATTCCGCGCAATTGGTTAAGCATAAATAGGAAATGAGGATAGTGTGACAAAAACAAAAAAAAGGAAATGAGGATACAAAATACAAATCCGCTATGTACTTATTGGGCTTTACACATTTTGGAGTATCAACAAGCTTTCTATAATGTTATAGATGTTCACGGGCCAGCATGGTCCCAGAAGAAAGAAACAATGCGATCTATTATCGCGTTGGTGAGGCAACGAGATTATTTCGTTCAGGCGATGCGTCGAACACCTGGTGTGTCATATTCACCTGCGTTAGATCATCAACCTAACTTCAAAGCCTCGAACTTTCTCACTACCCTAACCTGTTCGACGAAATCTAGTGACTCAGACGGAGACGAAGAGCCCAACAAGTCTTTGTCTCGTAGAATCGAGAAGCTACCGAAAGGAGTAACTGTTGGGTCTGCTTTGCAGAGCTGGATGGGCGATGGGTTCCCAGTTCATGGTGGGGATGTCTATCACGCCATCAATCGATTGAGAAAGCTTGGTAGAAACAAACGTGCCCTCGAGGTATGAATTCAGTTACTTGCTACGCTCTTGTCTCTATGTTTTTGTGTTCCAACCCAACTCACTCGTTGTCAAGTTAAAGACAGAATCAGTTTGATGTGTCTGAATAGTTTTGGATATGGAACGTAAAGACTTTTTAAGGTTGCCCTCTTTAATTTGTCTCAATCCCTCGTTGTCAAGTTAAGACAGAACTCAGTTTGATGTGTCTGAATAGTTTTGGAGGTGGAACCTAAAGACGTTTTAATGTGCCCCTCTTTATGTTTTTATGTTCGAACTCAACTTGTCTGTCTCCTTCACTCGTCGTGAAGTTAGGACAGAACTTAGTTTGATGTGTCTGAATTGTTTTGAGATGGAACTTAAGACGTTTTAATGGTCCCCTCTTTATGTTTTTATGTTCCAACTCAACTTGTCTCCTTCACTCGTCGTGAAGTTAGGACAGAGCTTAGTTTGATGTGTCCGAATTGTTTTGGAGATGGAAACTTAAGACGTTTTAATGGTCCCTTGTGTTTTACAGAGATACTCTTTGAATGTGAAAGCTCTAACGTTTTGGTATATGTATGTGGTTTAGTTAATGGAGTGGATCATCAGAGAAAGACCATACCGTCCCGGGGAGCTAGAATACTCCTACTTACTCGAATTCACAGTCAAGATCCACGGCATCTCGCAAGGCGAAACGCTCTTCACACGCGTCCCTCAAGAGTTTCAGAACGAGCTTCTCTACAACAACCTCGTCATCGCTTGCCTAGACCAAGGCGTCATGAGACTCGCCCTGGGTTACATGAAGAAGATGAGAGAGCTCGGTCACCGTACATCGCATCTGGTCTACAACCGTCTTATAATCCGCAACTCGGCTCCTGGAAGAAGAAAACTCATCGCCAAAGACCTCGCGCTGATGAAAGCAGACAAGGCGGTTCCTCATGTCTCGACGTATCATATCTTGATGAAGCTTGAGGCTAATGAACATAACGTTGATGGTGTGCTAAAGGCTTTTGAGGGTATGAAGAAAGCTGGCGTTGAGCCGAACGAGGTTTCTTATTGTATATTGGCGATGGCGCATGCTGTTGCGAGGTTGTATACGGTTGCTGAAGCCTATACGGAGGAGATCGAGAGAACTATCACTGGGGATAACTGGTCGACGTTAGATGTGTTGATGATTCTGTACGGGCGTTTAGGTAAAGAAAAGGAGGTGGAGAGAGCGTGGAATGTTGTGAAAGGGTTTCATCACGTAAGGTCGAAGAGTTACTTGCTGGCCACGGAAGCGTTTGGACGAGTAGGGAATCTTGAGAGAGCTGAAGAGGTTTGGTTAGAGATGAAGAGCGTAAGAGGAGTTAAAGAGACAGAGCAGTTCAACTCTCTGATGTCTGTATACTGCAAACGCGGTTTGATAGAGAAGGCAATAAGTGTGTTCCGAGAGATGACTGGAGATGGGTGTAAGCCTAACTCGATAACGTATAGGCATCTTGCTTTAGGGTGTGCTAAGGCCAATTTGATGAAGGAAGCTCTCAAGAACATTGAGATGGGTTCGAGTGTAAAGACGAGCAAGAGTGTTAGAAGCTCAACGCCGTGGCTGGAGACGACGCTGGCGATCGTCGAGTGTTTTGCGGAGAGAGGTGATGTGGAGAACTCGGAGAAGCTGTTTGAAGAGCTGAGTAGTGCTAAGTATAATAGGTATGCGTTTGTGTATAACGCTCTGTTCAAGGCTTATGTGAAAGGCAGGGTGTATGATCCTAATCTGTTCAAGAGGATGGTTCTTGGTGGAGCTAGACCTGATGCTGAGTCTTACAGCTTGTTGAAACTTGTTGAACAATATAAACCCTGACTGCATTTTTTTTTTGGTAAATCTTACAAAGTCTCTTAAGCTTAAGTTGAGTTAAGAATAAACATAATAGCTTTGTAACTACTTCATCACGGGCTCAAAGTCAAAGGGAGCTAGCCGTTCAAGTTGATGGAGCCGAGGAAAGAAGCAGGGAATCTATAGCTCTGGGCAGACATGCTATCAAGTGGACTATTGGACCTTTGTCTCTTTTTGGGTCCTACCAGGGGGTCAAACATGTAAAAGTCAAAGCGTCTAAATATTCGTTCACACGGTCACATGATCCAATGAGACAAAGGGAGGCTCAAATGCAAAACAATCATACACAAAACCTCTTTTATTTTCGCTTTTGTCCTGGATTACCACATTTTCCTTAGTATGCCATGTTTCTCCAAATTATAAAAATGAGAATTTGTTTTTTGTAATTTTTTTCTATTAATAAATTATTTAGTTATTCTTCCATAGAGTTTAAAATTATTACGTCAAAAAACAAATATAATTCTGTACTTAAAAAATAAAAAATTATTTAAATCGCTTTTGGGATAGCATGCAAATGCAATGCATATCAGCCAAATTTTGTTTGTTTGTTCATTGTTTATGTATTTATTTTGTTTCTAGTTTTTCAAATATACTAAATTATTACAAATGGGCTAAACCATTGAGTAAAAAGTGGGCCTCTGTTTAAAGTTTAGGGTTATTAAATGGGATTAATCCAAAGATAAAGTTGGTCAAGACCCACCAAAAAAAAGCGAACGGAGGGGGAAAAACAATTCTCAACAACGGGGCCATTACCTTGGACTTGAGAAAAATTACATGAGATTTATGCTTTTCAGATATTACTTTTGATGGACTTTCTTTTTCAAAAGTAGTATTGAGAATTTTACTTACGAAATTAACTTGCTGAAACAATAAATTGAAAAAGAGTAAATTGGTGAGTTTGTAAACTGTTTTTATATTAAAAAAAAAAAACACATGTATTTTTGCAAACTATGCACAAATTACTTCTTTACAGAATATTTTCTTTTTTACTGTGACTGCAGCATGTGACTTACTGTGACTGCAGCATGTGACTTCACTTGCCCCATACTTAACACAAATGCATCCACCTCAGAGCATTATTCAAACCCACAAACCAGCATTGTGTTCTGATGAATTACTGGACTTTAATCAAATCAAGAAAATATAACAGTATTAAGCCAAAATTAGTTTGAGAGGAATACAATAACACACAAATAAATTTGAATAATCTAGTGAGTCAATGACAATATCTGTCGGCATTGACTCATAAATATCTAGTATTCTAATTCTATCGTAGGATACCATGAATCATCTATAGATGATATTGAAATGATTATACAATGGGCCCCATGATCCTTCATGGCTTTAGTTTGTATTTTGTTCAAAACTTCAAGTAACCATCATTACGCTGCTTACAATCGGTAAAAAGATATCACGGTAAGTAATAAGAACACCTGCTTCGTATAGATACTAAGATTAGTCTAAAATCTGAACATCTTATTATAACTAACGAAAATTATTCATGACTTTGGTTAAACCGACCATAGTCTATACTTGTTACATGTCTCGCGACAAATCTGGATGTTCATTCAAAGCCTAAATGAGAGCCTCATTACAGGTTAAAATGAGCCGAGCCTAGCCTAGCTCACAGCAGCTGGAACTTTACATCGAGAACTACAATGCTGACGTCAGATCCAACGGCTGAGAGCGGTTGTAAGGCTAATCTTTTCTGACTACATCAGAGAGAGGAAAAAAAAACGAAACGATATAAAGGGTGACACTTTGATTTCCAAGAGACAGATAGAGAAAGAAAAAGCTCGAAAACTGATTAAAAAAAGCTACAGAAGAAGAAGGAAGAAGAGAGAGGCGGTACTGATCCGCCATTAATGCTACCACTCGACGGGAACACCTTTCTCACTCTCTTTCTTGGTTGAGAATTGAAACTTGAGAACTTAAAAAAAAAAAAAAGGTGAATAAGACTTTTGATTAATTCAGCAAAAGAGGTTGATACACACTTTGAGGATATAAAAGTTGTGAAAATCTTTTCTCTTCACATTTTGATATTTGTCCACTTCAACTTTCCAGCTTCCATTTGATTAAATGTTTGTACCTTTTTTGCTTGTCTTAATCTCAAGTGTGATATATAGTTGAAGATTTGCATAAAAGCTTCTCCCTCTCTCTCTCTCTCTGAATCACTCAGTCATGGGGATTTGTTTGAGTGCCCAGGTCAAAGCTGAGAGCCCAGGTAAAAGACATTTTCTCCCTTTGTCTCATCTTCTGGAGGCAAAGTTCTTAGATTTGTTATTTCTTCACCTGCAAGTTTTGATTATTTCATCTGAGGGTTAGGGTTTTTGTTCTAAAGATTCTGTTATGTTTTTTTTTTTTTTTTGTGGGTTTAGGGGCGAGTCCCAAAGATACTAAAAGTCTTGGGAGTAAGGGTTCATCTGTGTCTGTAAGACCAAGCCCTAGAACCGAGGGTGAGATCTTACAGTCTCCAAACCTCAAGAGTTTCAGCTTCTCAGAGCTTAAATCCGCAACCAGGAATTTCAGACCAGACAGTGTGCTTGGTGAAGGTGGATTCGGTTGTGTTTTCAAAGGATGGATTGATGAGAAGTCTCTCAGTGCCACAAGACCAGGAACCGGTTTGGTTATTGCTGTCAAAAAACTTAACCAAGATGGTTGGCAAGGTCACCAGGAGTGGCTGGTAAGAAAGAAAAAAAAGCTAAAATACTCCAAATATGTTTTTTTTATATAATATATATGGTTTTTGCTTGTGTTTATTATCCTTTATGTGTTTTAATGATTTTGCAGGCTGAAGTGAATTATCTTGGTCAGTTTTCTCATGGACACCTTGTGAAGTTGATTGGTTATTGCCTAGAGGATGAGCACCGTCTTCTTGTTTACGAGTTCATGCCTCGTGGTAGCTTGGAGAATCATCTTTTCAGGAGTATGTCACACCTTTCCTCTTTTGTCTTATCTCAGCACAGCCTCATACTAAAAGCTTTTTGTGATGTTATTTTTTGGGTGACAGGGGGTTTGTATTTCCAACCTCTATCTTGGAAACTACGGTTGAAAGTTGCTCTTGGCGCTGCAAGGGGCCTTGCCTTTCTTCACAGCTCCGAGACAAGAGTGATATACCGTGACTTCAAGACTTCTAACATCCTTCTTGATTCGGTATTTTTTTTAACATCCCTAATCTTTCTTTGATGCAATCAATAGCCATTGACTTCAAGTACCAACTTCTTGTTCATGATCTCAGGACTACAACGCTAAGCTTTCTGATTTTGGGTTGGCTAAGGATGGACCAGTTGGTGATAAAAGTCATGTGTCTACTCGGGTCATTGGTACTCACGGATATGCAGCTCCTGAATACATGGCAACTGGTAAGTAGGCCTTTGGGATCGGTTAGATCGGGTTTTTCGGGTGGTTAGTTTGGTTTGGCTGGACCGAATTGAATCAAAAAAGTACAGTTGACCGTAATCGGTTAGTTTCGTTTTTAAAATTTCTGCCAAAATTAATCAAAAAATTCGGTTAAATTTCGATTTAAATGGGTTAAAATTTGAATAATTTCAGGCAATTTGGTTATTTCAGGTAGTTCGGTTTGGATTTTGGTTAGTTAAGTTCGAAATTTTGGTTAAGAATGGTATAGTTTCGAAAAAAAAAAATTCTTTATAGAAAAACAAATAGACCGATTACCGAACCGAAAACCAATTTTTTCAATTGCTGAATCAAACCTCCTAACCGAACTGAACCATAAACCGATACCGTTCTGTTCTGATATTAACGGCAGGCCTACCTACTCTGTTTCCATGGTTGGCTTCTTCTTATGATTGATCACTTTGCATTTCCCTTAGGTCATCTAACAACAAAGAGTGATGTCTATAGCTTCGGTGTTGTCCTTCTGGAGCTCTTGTCTGGTCGCCGAGCTGTGGACAAGAACCGACCATCCGGAGAGAGGAACCTCGTAGAGTGGGCTAAACCATACCTAGCAAACAAAAGAAAGATATTCAGAGTCATCGACGCTCGTCTTCAAGACCAGTACTCAATGGAAGAAGCGTGTAAAGTGGCAACTCTCTCTCTGAGATGTCTCACCACAGAGATCAAGCTTAGACCAAACATGAGCGAGGTAGTTTCCCACCTTGAACACATTCAGTCTTTGAACTCTGCTAGAGGAGGGATTATGGATAGGACAGAGAGAAGAATGCGTAGGAGAAGTGATAGCGTTGTCAGCAAGAAACCTAATGCCGGTTTTGCTCGACAGACCGCGGTGGGGAGTACAGTTGTTGCTTATCGTCGCCCATCAGCCTCGCCGCTCTATGTCTGAAGGTGTAAACACGTCTTTGGTTATGAAGTGCATGTAATCATTTCCTGTTTATGGAGTTTGAATGTACAGTTTTGTCTTTCTTATTGTATGGATTCAGTTCTATACAGTTCATCTTTCATTACACGAAGACAAACATATTTAGTTTTGATCTTTGTAACAATTCATTAACATAAGTTACACGACAAACAGAGAAAAAAAACGATACTAACGTGCCTTGGGGTTCACGTCAGAACCAAAGCTTAAGTTAATGTCTAGTGAACTTGTTGCGTTGATATCTCTTGTCCTCTTGTTTTCAGATATCAAACACTCTTTCAGTTCATGAACTACATGTGACATGTTGGGTCTTTCTAAGGAAGAAGGAAACACACATGTCATTGCTAGTTCAAGAGCTTTCCACGCTGAGCCAGAGTCATACACCCCTTGGAGTTTAGGATCCATAACATTGTTAATGTCTCCTCTAGTAAGCATAAACTTCACCCATTCGGCTATGTGTGGCTTTTGGCGTGTTTGATCAATCACAGGTTTGTTTGTTATGATTTCTAATAGTACAACACCAAAACTGTAGACATCATTCTTCTCAGACAACCTATTTGTTTGGTAATATCTGCAAAATAAAAGAAAACAATTATAACTCCTCCCTTATAATTTTGTGAAAAGCCAATACTTACTCATGATCAAGATATCCAGGTGTGCCAGCTACAAGTGTAGACACATGAGATTCACCTCCAACTGGAAAAGATCTAGAAAGTCCAAAATCTGCAAGCTTTGCTTGGAATTGATCATCCAACAGTATGTTGGAACTTTTTACATCTCTATGAACTATTAACGGTTTGCAGCCAATATGTAAATACTCCAACCCTGTCTCAAGAATCCATTGTTGTTAATTAATCAAAATATTTCAGGAAAAAAATAAGAATGGTGATGTCTAAATCTCTAAAGGAGTGATAAACAAACCTAGTGCTGCATCAATAGCTATGTTTAGTCTATCTACCCAGCTCATAGTGGAGCTACCTGCATGTAATAACAAAGCTAGTAATGAATCTCAAATAGTCT
Proteins encoded:
- the LOC106312811 gene encoding protein kinase APK1A, chloroplastic, with the translated sequence MGICLSAQVKAESPGASPKDTKSLGSKGSSVSVRPSPRTEGEILQSPNLKSFSFSELKSATRNFRPDSVLGEGGFGCVFKGWIDEKSLSATRPGTGLVIAVKKLNQDGWQGHQEWLAEVNYLGQFSHGHLVKLIGYCLEDEHRLLVYEFMPRGSLENHLFRRGLYFQPLSWKLRLKVALGAARGLAFLHSSETRVIYRDFKTSNILLDSDYNAKLSDFGLAKDGPVGDKSHVSTRVIGTHGYAAPEYMATGHLTTKSDVYSFGVVLLELLSGRRAVDKNRPSGERNLVEWAKPYLANKRKIFRVIDARLQDQYSMEEACKVATLSLRCLTTEIKLRPNMSEVVSHLEHIQSLNSARGGIMDRTERRMRRRSDSVVSKKPNAGFARQTAVGSTVVAYRRPSASPLYV
- the LOC106307989 gene encoding pentatricopeptide repeat-containing protein At1g07590, mitochondrial is translated as MRSIIALVRQRDYFVQAMRRTPGVSYSPALDHQPNFKASNFLTTLTCSTKSSDSDGDEEPNKSLSRRIEKLPKGVTVGSALQSWMGDGFPVHGGDVYHAINRLRKLGRNKRALELMEWIIRERPYRPGELEYSYLLEFTVKIHGISQGETLFTRVPQEFQNELLYNNLVIACLDQGVMRLALGYMKKMRELGHRTSHLVYNRLIIRNSAPGRRKLIAKDLALMKADKAVPHVSTYHILMKLEANEHNVDGVLKAFEGMKKAGVEPNEVSYCILAMAHAVARLYTVAEAYTEEIERTITGDNWSTLDVLMILYGRLGKEKEVERAWNVVKGFHHVRSKSYLLATEAFGRVGNLERAEEVWLEMKSVRGVKETEQFNSLMSVYCKRGLIEKAISVFREMTGDGCKPNSITYRHLALGCAKANLMKEALKNIEMGSSVKTSKSVRSSTPWLETTLAIVECFAERGDVENSEKLFEELSSAKYNRYAFVYNALFKAYVKGRVYDPNLFKRMVLGGARPDAESYSLLKLVEQYKP